Proteins found in one Artemia franciscana chromosome 13, ASM3288406v1, whole genome shotgun sequence genomic segment:
- the LOC136034798 gene encoding probable pseudouridine-5'-phosphatase: MGSNWQVQSDKMALKPVTHVLFDMDGLLINTEVIYTRTIETILEKYIGPTELSWDIKKKQMGKIAPDLAKLIIEEYKLPLQPAEYTAEARIIQENLFPHCDIMPGAERLIRHLKAHNIPFALATSSAAETFRMKTRYHKEFFQLFDHHVYGSSDPELKRGKPHPDIFIVAASRFPDKPAPENVLVFEDAPNGVKAATSAGMQVVMVPDPRMDEESRREATLSLKDLHEFKPEWFGLPPFDD, from the exons ATGGGTAGTAATTGGCAAGTCCAAAGTGACAAAATGGCTTTAAAGCCTGTCACCCACGTTTTGTTTGATATGGATGGATTATTGATTA ATACCGAGGTAATATATACCCGCACAATCGagacaattttggaaaaatacattGGCCCAACTGAACTTTCCTGGGatataaagaaaaagcaaatgggAAAAATTGCCCCAGACCTGGCAAAATTAATCATTGAGGAATACAAGCTACCATTACAGCCAGCAGAGTACACAGCAGAGGCAAGAATTATTCAAGAGAATCTTTTTCCCCACTGTGATATCATGCCAG GTGCTGAGAGGTTAATCCGACATCTAAAGGCTCATAATATTCCATTCGCACTAGCAACTAGCAGTGCAGCTGAAACCTTCAGAATGAAAACAAGGTATCACAA AGAATTCTTCCAGCTGTTTGATCATCATGTGTATGGAAGCTCTGATCCTGAGTTAAAGAGAGGAAAACCTCATCCTGATATTTTCATAGTGGCTGCAAGTCGTTTCCCCGATAAACCTGCACCAGAAAATGTTCTAGTTTTTGAAGACGCTCCAAACGGAGTGAAAGCCGCAACTTCTGCAGGTATGCAGGTTGTTATGGTACCTGATCCGCGAATGGACGAGGAAAGTCGGCGTGAAGCCACGCTCTCTTTAAAAGACTTGCATGAATTCAAACCCGAGTGGTTTGGCTTACCTCCATTTGACGATTAA